The uncultured Desulfobulbus sp. genome window below encodes:
- a CDS encoding phosphotransferase, which produces MTPAQLIERVLASLGQETDWEPAQLQLEALVPDGSRRRFFRVQDGTHSMLAVLPPENDAPGMDEARAFHALGTHLEQCGAPTPQIFAFDQASGLALCEDLGQERLYERVQAQGIKASLPFYEQAVQQLAQMQVRAAQGFQASWCWDTPVYDQELMLARESGYFLQACCTDLLGIAFDRVELEASCRQLARDAAQAPTGYFLHRDFQSRNIMICNEQVRFIDFQGGRLGPLGYDLASLLIDPYIQLPQEAQEHLLGVYLNALAAVSEYDPAQFRHEYVLLALQRNLQILGAFAFLSKVRKKRFFAQFLSPALNSLRGLLAKPEAAEYAALKDICEQCRQKLNDLNLAER; this is translated from the coding sequence ATGACTCCCGCCCAACTCATAGAACGTGTGCTGGCTTCACTGGGACAGGAGACTGATTGGGAACCTGCACAGCTGCAGCTGGAAGCGCTGGTCCCCGATGGTTCCAGGCGCCGTTTTTTTCGTGTTCAGGATGGAACGCACTCCATGTTGGCTGTTTTGCCGCCGGAAAACGACGCGCCCGGCATGGATGAGGCGCGTGCCTTTCATGCCCTAGGGACACATCTGGAACAATGCGGTGCACCAACACCGCAGATCTTTGCCTTTGATCAGGCATCGGGGCTGGCGCTCTGTGAAGATCTGGGGCAAGAGCGGCTGTATGAGCGGGTGCAGGCCCAGGGGATCAAGGCATCGCTTCCTTTCTATGAACAGGCGGTGCAACAGTTGGCGCAGATGCAGGTACGGGCAGCCCAGGGCTTTCAGGCCAGCTGGTGCTGGGATACACCGGTCTATGATCAGGAACTGATGCTCGCGCGGGAATCCGGCTATTTTTTGCAGGCCTGTTGTACGGATCTTTTAGGGATTGCCTTTGATCGGGTGGAACTGGAAGCAAGCTGTAGGCAGCTGGCCCGTGATGCCGCCCAGGCCCCAACCGGTTATTTTCTCCATCGGGATTTCCAGAGCCGCAATATCATGATCTGCAACGAGCAGGTGCGCTTTATTGATTTTCAGGGAGGACGTTTAGGACCACTGGGCTATGATCTGGCTTCGCTTTTGATCGACCCCTATATCCAATTGCCCCAGGAAGCGCAGGAGCATCTTCTTGGTGTATATCTCAATGCCCTTGCAGCGGTGAGCGAGTACGATCCCGCGCAGTTTCGCCATGAGTATGTACTTTTAGCGCTCCAACGTAATCTGCAGATTCTTGGCGCCTTTGCCTTTTTGAGCAAGGTTCGCAAGAAAAGGTTTTTTGCGCAATTTCTTTCACCGGCCTTGAACTCCCTGCGGGGTCTGCTTGCCAAACCCGAAGCCGCCGAGTATGCTGCCTTAAAGGATATATGTGAGCAATGTCGCCAAAAATTAAACGATCTGAACCTTGCTGAGCGTTAA
- the der gene encoding ribosome biogenesis GTPase Der, whose product MSNENATLVALIGRPNVGKSTLFNRMVKRRDALVDPTPGVTRDRHYARVTWEDHPFVLVDTGGIDTEDGTINNHIRNQALLALDEADVIFFLMDGREGLTPSDHEIVNILRKTEKEVFFIVNKIDSPEIEDSLLAPFWELGVEQLWALSGDHGYGYKTLMEALVPHLEKSELEMDLPENTMRIAFLGRPNVGKSSMVNAIIGQDRMVVSNIAGTTRDSVDTLVSKDQYNYLLIDTAGIRRRGKTKDKLEKFSVLKALKAIGRCDIALVVLDASEGITEQDTKVISYTQDQGRALIILINKWDLIADDKKRQEQLMEEVSRALKFIPFAPILKVSALTGKGIKRLFPEIGKVHRQFHQRFPTSALNRLLAEAVERHEPPYYHGRRLKFYYTAQLGTAPPFFAVVSNDPKGIHFSYQRYLTNCFRDGLGLDRVPVQLMFKQRKGRKKK is encoded by the coding sequence ATGAGTAATGAAAACGCAACTCTGGTTGCCCTCATCGGTCGCCCCAATGTGGGGAAATCCACCCTGTTTAACCGTATGGTCAAACGTCGTGATGCCCTGGTCGATCCGACCCCGGGCGTTACCCGTGACCGTCATTATGCCCGTGTCACCTGGGAGGACCACCCTTTTGTCCTGGTCGATACCGGTGGTATTGATACCGAGGACGGCACCATTAACAACCATATCCGCAACCAGGCCCTGCTGGCCCTGGATGAGGCGGATGTCATCTTTTTTCTCATGGATGGGCGGGAAGGACTCACTCCCAGCGATCATGAGATTGTCAATATTCTGCGTAAAACCGAGAAAGAAGTCTTTTTCATCGTGAATAAGATTGATAGCCCCGAAATAGAAGATAGCCTGCTGGCACCATTTTGGGAGCTGGGGGTGGAGCAACTCTGGGCGCTTTCCGGTGACCACGGCTACGGCTATAAAACCCTGATGGAGGCCTTGGTACCCCATCTGGAGAAGTCGGAGCTGGAAATGGATCTGCCGGAAAACACGATGCGTATCGCTTTTCTTGGCCGTCCCAACGTGGGCAAGTCTTCCATGGTCAATGCGATCATTGGCCAGGATCGTATGGTGGTCTCCAACATTGCCGGGACGACCCGAGACTCTGTCGATACATTGGTGAGCAAAGATCAGTACAACTACCTGCTCATCGATACCGCAGGGATTCGTCGCCGGGGCAAGACCAAGGATAAGCTGGAAAAGTTTTCTGTACTCAAAGCGCTCAAGGCCATCGGGCGTTGCGATATCGCTCTGGTGGTGCTCGATGCCAGCGAGGGTATTACCGAGCAGGACACCAAGGTAATCAGTTACACCCAGGATCAGGGGCGGGCTTTGATTATCCTCATTAATAAATGGGATCTGATTGCTGATGACAAAAAGCGGCAGGAACAGCTCATGGAGGAAGTGAGCAGGGCGCTGAAGTTTATCCCCTTTGCTCCCATTCTCAAGGTTTCAGCCCTGACTGGTAAAGGGATTAAGCGGCTTTTTCCCGAGATTGGTAAGGTTCACCGTCAGTTTCATCAACGTTTTCCCACCTCGGCGCTCAACCGTCTCTTGGCCGAGGCGGTGGAACGGCACGAGCCGCCCTATTATCATGGCCGCAGGCTCAAATTTTACTACACTGCCCAGCTGGGAACGGCGCCACCCTTTTTTGCGGTGGTTTCCAATGATCCCAAGGGAATTCATTTTTCCTACCAGCGCTATCTCACCAACTGCTTTCGTGATGGATTGGGATTGGATCGGGTTCCGGTCCAGTTGATGTTTAAACAGCGGAAGGGGCGTAAAAAGAAATAA